The Erigeron canadensis isolate Cc75 chromosome 4, C_canadensis_v1, whole genome shotgun sequence genome window below encodes:
- the LOC122596049 gene encoding probable mannitol dehydrogenase codes for MGSLTKMEHRVKSFGYAARDTSGVLSPFNFSRRETGDEDVRLKVLYCGICHSDLHIARNDFHNANYPVVPGHEIVGVVTEIGTKVKTFKVGERVGVGFMIGSCRSCEHCVADLNQYCPKLVLTYNDPVMGTYGGYSDHMVVNQDYIISWPENFPLDRGAPLLCAGITLYSPLKYYGLDKPGMHIGIVGLGGLGHVGVKFAKAFGVKVTVISTSPNKKEEAINNLGADSFLLSHDQAQMQAAVGTMDGVIDTVAADHSIGPLINLLKPYGKLVVVGVPIKPLELPVIPMVMGRKMVGASLAGGIKETQEMIDFAAKHNITAEVEVIPINYVNTAMQRLEKADVRYRFVIDIANTL; via the exons GGAAACAGGAGATGAAGATGTGAGATTGAAAGTTTTATATTGTGGGATCTGTCACTCTGATCTTCATATTGCCAGAAACGATTTTCATAATGCCAACTACCCCGTGGTCCCTGG GCATGAAATTGTGGGTGTTGTGACTGAAATCGGAACTAAAGTCAAAACATTTAAGGTTGGAGAAAGAGTTGGGGTCGGTTTTATGATTGGATCATGTCGTTCTTGTGAACACTGTGTGGCTGATCTAAACCAATATTGTCCTAAACTAGTACTAACCTACAATGATCCTGTTATGGGCACTTATGGAGGGTACTCTGACCACATGGTTGTCAATCAAGACTACATCATATCTTGGCCCGAAAACTTCCCCCTTGATCGTGGTGCACCTCTTTTATGCGCTGGCATTACTCTTTACAGCCCACTAAAATATTATGGGCTGGATAAACCTGGAATGCATATAGGGATTGTTGGTCTTGGTGGGCTGGGTCATGTAGGTGTTAAGTTTGCAAAAGCTTTTGGAGTTAAGGTAACTGTCATTAGTACTTCGcctaataaaaaagaagaagctaTTAACAATCTTGGTGCTGATTCATTCTTGCTTAGCCATGATCAAGCACAAATGCAG GCTGCAGTGGGTACAATGGATGGTGTTATTGATACAGTCGCGGCTGATCATTCTATTGGGCCTTTGATTAACCTGTTAAAGCCATATGGTAAATTAGTTGTGGTCGGAGTCCCAATCAAGCCGCTCGAGTTACCTGTTATTCCAATGGTCATGG GGAGGAAAATGGTGGGAGCAAGTTTAGCAGGAGGGATAAAGGAGACGCAAGAGATGATAGATTTTGCAGCAAAACACAATATAACAGCAGAAGTTGAGGTCATTCCGATCAACTATGTTAACACTGCGATGCAACGTCTTGAGAAAGCTGATGTTCGTTATCGCTTCGTCATAGACATTGCTAACACATTATAA
- the LOC122596050 gene encoding probable mannitol dehydrogenase has translation MGSSPETEHPVKALGYAARDSSGVLSPFNFSRRETGDEDVRFKVLYCGVCHSDLHSIKNDWFNAKYPLVPGHEIVGEVTAVGSKVKKVKVGDRVGVGCLVGSCRSCDQCGVDQEQYCPKQVATYNATFEVTYGGYSDHMVVNEHFIISWPADLPLSSGAPLLCAGVTVYSPMRYYGLDKPGMHVGVVGLGGLGHVAIKFLKALGVKVTVISTNPNKKDEATSKLGADSFLVSRDQDQMQGAVGTMDGIIDTVSAEHPLVPLISILKPNGKLVLVGAPTEPHEVPAFPLLVGRKLVGGSLIGGIKETQEMIDFAASHKITADIELIPIDYINTAMERLQKSDIRYRFVIDVANTLKAT, from the exons ATGGGGAGTTCACCGGAAACGGAGCATCCTGTGAAGGCGTTGGGATATGCCGCTAGAGACTCATCCGGCGTACTCTCACCCTTCAACTTCTCCCGGAG GGAAACAGGAGATGAAGACGTGAGGTTCAAAGTTTTGTATTGCGGTGTTTGTCACTCGGATCTTCACTCTATCAAGAATGACTGGTTCAATGCTAAGTACCCTTTGGTCCCTGG CCATGAAATTGTGGGTGAGGTGACTGCGGTGGGCAGCAAGGTCAAAAAAGTCAAAGTTGGAGACAGAGTTGGGGTGGGTTGTTTGGTTGGATCTTGTCGTTCATGCGATCAATGTGGTGTTGATCAAGAGCAATACTGCCCAAAACAGGTAGCGACATACAATGCCACCTTTGAGGTAACTTATGGTGGCTACTCTGACCACATGGTTGTCAATGAACACTTCATTATATCCTGGCCCGCAGACCTTCCACTATCAAGTGGTGCACCTCTCCTATGTGCCGGAGTTACTGTTTACAGCCCAATGCGATACTATGGGCTCGATAAGCCTGGGATGCACGTTGGTGTAGTCGGTCTTGGTGGTTTAGGCCATGTAGCTATAAAGTTTCTTAAAGCTCTTGGTGTTAAGGTTACTGTGATCAGCACTAACCCCAACAAAAAAGATGAAGCTACAAGTAAACTTGGAGCTGATTCGTTTCTGGTCAGCCGTGATCAAGACCAGATGCAG GGTGCTGTGGGTACTATGGATGGTATTATTGACACCGTATCTGCTGAACATCCTCTCGTGCCTTTGATTAGTATTCTAAAGCCCAATGGGAAGTTGGTCTTGGTTGGTGCTCCCACCGAGCCACATGAAGTACCAGCTTTCCCATTGCTTGTCG GGAGGAAACTGGTGGGAGGAAGTTTGATTGGAGGAATTAAAGAGACACAAGAGATGATTGATTTTGCAGCAAGCCACAAGATAACAGCCGACATTGAGCTCATCCCTATAGACTATATCAATACTGCCATGGAGCGGCTTCAGAAATCTGATATTCGTTATCGCTTTGTTATTGATGTGGCCAACACATTAAAAGCCACCTAG
- the LOC122597238 gene encoding protein SRC2 homolog, whose protein sequence is MEYMTQYRTLDITLICSVLMPCNSKTGDYIYAVASLSSSNRIFYKDRTPVKKYGLKWNHPMKLNILESSAQKNQLTLVVKIKSVGHGLRWDKKIAEVKIPIKELLNGRATKQGRIYNVLGRYDEYQGYLKFTYEFSQTRNAIQPQPV, encoded by the coding sequence ATGGAATACATGACTCAATACCGAACTTTAGACATAACTCTCATCTGCTCAGTCCTTATGCCATGCAACAGTAAGACAGGCGATTATATCTATGCAGTCGCTTCCCTCTCTAGTTCGAATCGCATTTTCTACAAAGACAGAACACCGGTCAAAAAATACGGATTAAAATGGAACCATCCCATGAAGCTCAACATTCTTGAATCTTCGGCTCAAAAAAACCAACTAACCTTAGTTGTCAAGATCAAATCTGTTGGCCACGGGCTACGTTGGGACAAGAAAATCGCTGAAGTTAAAATTCCTATTAAAGAGCTTTTAAACGGCCGTGCAACAAAACAAGGTCGTATTTACAATGTACTTGGACGTTATGACGAATATCAAGGATACTTAAAATTTACTTATGAGTTTAGCCAAACACGTAACGCAATTCAACCACAACCGGTTTAA